One region of Xyrauchen texanus isolate HMW12.3.18 chromosome 11, RBS_HiC_50CHRs, whole genome shotgun sequence genomic DNA includes:
- the LOC127651139 gene encoding ankyrin repeat and SOCS box protein 5-like isoform X1 produces the protein MIPSTYPWIPFQNIHSDREAAMTEILEERPFGSRYTNVYLSIFVLFCFKLFVKIILNILTHFYAVKGNRKEAARIAAEFYDFGQGHSSWADRSPLHEAACQGRLLALKTLLSQGYNANIITIDHVTPLHEACLGDHVACARALIEAGANVNATTIDGVIPLFNACSAGSVTCTEVLLEHGAKPQAEACQPSPIHEASSKGKAACVEALIAWGADVDYDIPHLGTPLYIACVSQELQCTQKLLDGGANVQKGRFLDTPLHAAAQKDCPEIIRVLLEFGANINTRNLELQKPVETAPPSSTAEGMLLLYEATPRSLCQLCRLSIRNYMGRSRLQLIPHLKLPTLLKSFLQYR, from the exons ATGATTCCATCAACATATCCCTGGATCCCATTCCAAAACATTCATAGTGACCGAGAAGCAGCGATGACTGAAATACTGGAGGAGCGGCCTTTCGGCTCGCGGTATACCAATGTCTATCTCtcgatttttgtccttttttgcttCAAACTATTTGTCAAGATAATTTTAAACATTCTGACCCACTTCTACGCGGTTAAAGGAAACCGTAAGGAGGCAGCCCGGATCGCAGCTGAGTTCTATGATTTTGGCCAAGGGCATA GTTCATGGGCAGATCGTTCTCCACTCCATGAAGCTGCATGTCAGGGTCGGCTACTGGCCCTTAAGACCCTTCTCTCACAG GGTTACAATGCAAATATCATCACCATTGATCACGTGACTCCACTTCATGAAGCTTGTCTAGGAGATCATGTAGCCTGCGCCAGGGCTCTCATTGAGGCTGGTGCCAAT GTAAATGCCACGACCATTGATGGTGTGATCCCGCTGTTTAACGCCTGCTCGGCAGGTAGTGTCACCTGCACAGAGGTGCTGTTAGAACATGGAGCAAAACCACAGGCAGAAGCGTGTCAGCCTTCACCCATTCATGAGGCCTCCAGCAAAGGCAA GGCAGCATGTGTAGAGGCTCTCATTGCATGGGGAGCAGATGTAGATTATGATATCCCTCATCTAGGAACACCGCTTTACATTGCCTGTGTGTCCCAGGAACTCCAGTGTACACAGAAACTTCTGGATGGAG GAGCCAATGTGCAGAAGGGCCGTTTCTTGGACACGCCCCTGCATGCTGCAGCACAGAAGGATTGTCCAGAAATCATCAGAGTTCTGCTAGAATTCGGCGCTAATATTAACACTCGCAACCTGGAACTACAGAAGCCAGTGGAGACCGCGCCACCGAGCAGTACAGCAGAAGGCATGCTCCTGCTTTATGAGG CCACACCAAGGTCTTTATGTCAGCTGTGTAGACTGAGTATCCGAAACTACATGGGCCGATCCAGACTACAGCTGATCCCTCACCTCAAACTGCCTACACTTCTCAAGAGTTTTCTGCAGTACAGATAG
- the LOC127651139 gene encoding ankyrin repeat and SOCS box protein 5-like isoform X2: MPEVPCIDPEYSYNTPKKRKREDIDDFSAKKRSRWGILTSQGSWADRSPLHEAACQGRLLALKTLLSQGYNANIITIDHVTPLHEACLGDHVACARALIEAGANVNATTIDGVIPLFNACSAGSVTCTEVLLEHGAKPQAEACQPSPIHEASSKGKAACVEALIAWGADVDYDIPHLGTPLYIACVSQELQCTQKLLDGGANVQKGRFLDTPLHAAAQKDCPEIIRVLLEFGANINTRNLELQKPVETAPPSSTAEGMLLLYEATPRSLCQLCRLSIRNYMGRSRLQLIPHLKLPTLLKSFLQYR; the protein is encoded by the exons ATGCCTGAAGTTCCCTGCATAGATCCCGAGTACTCATATAATACACCAAAGAAAAGAAAGCGAGAGGACATCGACGATTTTTCAGCTAAAAAGAGATCGCGCTGGGGTATTTTGACTAGTCAAG GTTCATGGGCAGATCGTTCTCCACTCCATGAAGCTGCATGTCAGGGTCGGCTACTGGCCCTTAAGACCCTTCTCTCACAG GGTTACAATGCAAATATCATCACCATTGATCACGTGACTCCACTTCATGAAGCTTGTCTAGGAGATCATGTAGCCTGCGCCAGGGCTCTCATTGAGGCTGGTGCCAAT GTAAATGCCACGACCATTGATGGTGTGATCCCGCTGTTTAACGCCTGCTCGGCAGGTAGTGTCACCTGCACAGAGGTGCTGTTAGAACATGGAGCAAAACCACAGGCAGAAGCGTGTCAGCCTTCACCCATTCATGAGGCCTCCAGCAAAGGCAA GGCAGCATGTGTAGAGGCTCTCATTGCATGGGGAGCAGATGTAGATTATGATATCCCTCATCTAGGAACACCGCTTTACATTGCCTGTGTGTCCCAGGAACTCCAGTGTACACAGAAACTTCTGGATGGAG GAGCCAATGTGCAGAAGGGCCGTTTCTTGGACACGCCCCTGCATGCTGCAGCACAGAAGGATTGTCCAGAAATCATCAGAGTTCTGCTAGAATTCGGCGCTAATATTAACACTCGCAACCTGGAACTACAGAAGCCAGTGGAGACCGCGCCACCGAGCAGTACAGCAGAAGGCATGCTCCTGCTTTATGAGG CCACACCAAGGTCTTTATGTCAGCTGTGTAGACTGAGTATCCGAAACTACATGGGCCGATCCAGACTACAGCTGATCCCTCACCTCAAACTGCCTACACTTCTCAAGAGTTTTCTGCAGTACAGATAG